In Candidatus Contubernalis alkalaceticus, the genomic window GCTGGAAAATATTTATGCGGAAGCATTTAACGGGGAAGAAGCCCTGGTCAGGACCCATTTCGTTTCTGGGACCCATACCCTGTTTGTCTGCCTGGATGCCCTGTTATCCCCGGCAGAAACCCTTTTGTCGGCAGCAGGAGCACCCTATGATACCTTGCAGAAGGTTATTGGTATCAACACGTTACCCCAAAAAGGAACTTTAGCTGCAAAAGGGGTCAGCTACCGTCAGGTAGATTTGACTCCTGAAGGAAGGCTGGATTTTCAAGAGCTTGAAAGGGTTCTTAAAAAAATTAAGAGTGTTACTGTTGTCCTGCTTCAAAGATCCAGGGGATATGCATGGCGTCCCTCAGTTAGTCTGGCAGAAATAGAAAAGCTTTCAAATCTGATTAAAAAAATCAATCCAAACATAATTTATTTTGTAGATAATTGTTATGGAGAATTTGTTAATCCTGTGGAACCACTGGAAATAGGGGCAGACTTAATCGCCGGTTCATTAATAAAGAATCCCGGCGGGGGATTGGCTCCTGCGGGGGGATATGCGGTGGGGCGTAAAGATTTAATAGAATTGATTGCTGACCGCCTCACGGCCCCTGGACTTGGGAAAGAGGTGGGAGCCACATTAGCCCATAACCGGTCGCTTTTTCAGGGGCTTTTTTTGGCACCCCATGCAGTGGGGGAAGCTTTAAAAACTGCTATTTTTGCAGCGGCCTTGTTGGAGGAATATGGATTTGAGGTATCGCCAACCTTTGGTGAGGAAAGGGGAGATATAGTGCAGGCTGTCAGGTTTACTCAACCTGATTATTTGCTTTCTTTTTGCCAAGGAATTCAGAAACATTCACCGGTAGATTCCTATGTGCAGCCTCAACCGGCTAACATGGCGGGGTATGGGGATAAGGTGATCATGGCTGCAGGTACATTTATCCAGGGGGCTTCATTGGAGATGACTGCAGATGCCCCATACCGTTCTCCTTATACTGCCTATCTGCAGGGAGGACTCACTTTTGAGCATGGGAAAATTGCTTTAATTGGAGCGATTAAAGAGGTTTTAGAAACAATAAATAGAAATAAAGAGTGAACTATAAAAAAAAGAATTG contains:
- a CDS encoding methionine gamma-lyase family protein — its product is MSYLYKKYFQLDSKFLKKIEKAEEKIQPSINLIKEIVLDNQAKVLRAFKENRVSEFHFAGSTGYGYHDIGRQVLENIYAEAFNGEEALVRTHFVSGTHTLFVCLDALLSPAETLLSAAGAPYDTLQKVIGINTLPQKGTLAAKGVSYRQVDLTPEGRLDFQELERVLKKIKSVTVVLLQRSRGYAWRPSVSLAEIEKLSNLIKKINPNIIYFVDNCYGEFVNPVEPLEIGADLIAGSLIKNPGGGLAPAGGYAVGRKDLIELIADRLTAPGLGKEVGATLAHNRSLFQGLFLAPHAVGEALKTAIFAAALLEEYGFEVSPTFGEERGDIVQAVRFTQPDYLLSFCQGIQKHSPVDSYVQPQPANMAGYGDKVIMAAGTFIQGASLEMTADAPYRSPYTAYLQGGLTFEHGKIALIGAIKEVLETINRNKE